Proteins found in one Streptomyces sp. CB09001 genomic segment:
- a CDS encoding NAD-dependent succinate-semialdehyde dehydrogenase: MTDIPTQLFLGGAWLDAADGAVMPVDDPATGEVLAHVADAGPGDARLAEEAAVQAQQEWARTAPRARSEILRRAYEIVLERTEALARLMTSEMGKPLAEARGEVAYAAEFFRWFSEEAVRIDGGHGVLPDGRNRMLLSRRPVGPCLLITPWNFPLAMGTRKIGPAVAAGCTMVLKPAPQTPLSSLALAAILKEAGLPDGVLNVVTTSRAGEVCEPLLRGGRIRKLSFTGSTAVGRLLLAQCADTVVRTSMELGGNAPFVVFDDANLDAAVDGAMVAKMRNMGEACTAANRFFVHRSVAGEFAGRLARRMGALVVGPGIRDGVDVGPLIDAAGRAKVEELVADAVARGARVLVGGTTPGGPGCFYPPTVLTDVSPDSRLMATEIFGPVAAILAFDDEDEVVRRANDTPWGLVGYVFTEGLDRALRVSERLEVGMVGLNTGLVSNPAAPFGGVKQSGLGREGGRVGIEEFLEYQYVALPTR; this comes from the coding sequence ATGACCGACATCCCTACGCAGCTGTTCCTCGGCGGTGCCTGGCTGGACGCCGCGGACGGCGCCGTCATGCCCGTGGACGACCCCGCGACCGGCGAGGTCCTCGCCCATGTCGCGGACGCGGGCCCGGGGGACGCCCGGCTCGCCGAGGAGGCGGCGGTCCAGGCGCAGCAGGAGTGGGCCCGGACGGCGCCGAGGGCGCGCAGCGAGATCCTGCGCCGCGCGTACGAGATCGTCCTGGAGCGCACGGAGGCACTGGCCCGCCTGATGACCTCCGAGATGGGCAAGCCACTGGCCGAGGCCCGGGGAGAGGTCGCCTACGCCGCGGAGTTCTTCCGCTGGTTCTCCGAGGAGGCCGTCCGGATCGACGGCGGCCACGGCGTCCTGCCCGACGGCCGCAACCGCATGCTGCTCTCCCGGCGCCCGGTCGGACCGTGCCTGCTGATCACGCCGTGGAACTTCCCGCTCGCCATGGGCACCCGCAAGATCGGCCCCGCGGTCGCGGCCGGCTGCACGATGGTGCTCAAACCGGCCCCGCAGACCCCGCTCTCCAGCCTGGCCCTGGCCGCGATCCTCAAGGAGGCGGGACTGCCGGACGGGGTGCTGAACGTCGTCACCACGTCGAGGGCGGGGGAGGTGTGCGAACCGCTCCTGCGCGGCGGGCGCATCCGCAAGCTGTCCTTCACCGGTTCGACGGCCGTGGGGCGGCTGCTCCTCGCACAGTGCGCGGACACCGTCGTGCGGACCTCGATGGAGCTGGGCGGCAACGCGCCGTTCGTGGTCTTCGACGACGCGAACCTCGACGCGGCCGTGGACGGCGCGATGGTCGCCAAGATGCGCAACATGGGCGAGGCCTGCACCGCCGCCAACCGCTTCTTCGTGCACCGCTCGGTGGCGGGGGAGTTCGCCGGCCGGCTGGCCCGGCGGATGGGAGCACTCGTCGTGGGCCCCGGCATCCGTGACGGTGTCGACGTCGGCCCGCTCATCGACGCGGCCGGGCGCGCCAAGGTCGAGGAACTGGTCGCCGACGCGGTGGCGCGCGGCGCCCGGGTGCTGGTCGGCGGCACCACGCCCGGGGGCCCCGGCTGCTTCTACCCGCCCACGGTGCTCACCGACGTCTCACCGGACAGCCGCCTGATGGCGACGGAGATCTTCGGCCCCGTCGCGGCGATCCTCGCCTTCGACGACGAGGACGAGGTGGTCCGCCGCGCCAACGACACCCCCTGGGGGCTCGTCGGCTACGTCTTCACCGAGGGCCTGGACCGCGCACTGCGGGTCAGCGAACGCCTGGAGGTCGGCATGGTCGGACTCAACACCGGCCTGGTCTCCAACCCCGCCGCGCCCTTCGGCGGCGTCAAGCAGTCGGGCCTCGGCCGGGAGGGCGGCCGGGTCGGGATCGAGGAGTTCCTGGAGTACCAGTACGTGGCGCTGCCCACCAGGTGA
- a CDS encoding PucR family transcriptional regulator ligand-binding domain-containing protein encodes MSENRQAGPADRPPTVADVLALPVLAAGDPRVVAGEEHLDRPVRWVHITELTDPASFLKGGELVLTTGMPLPDDAAGVRRYVDELAAVGAAALVMELVRRYHRPPDALVRACRARGLPLVTLARDVNFLEVTQVVHTLILGRQADAMRRTQRVHEAFTALTLRGAGPEEVLRAAAEMSGRTVVVENLVHRALACEPSGTTAHAALADWERRSRTTPATDRAGVSGPEGWLAAPVEYRGERWGRAVMLPGALPGRAFGPDDVTVLERTAMALTIARLTRPTSWERTAHRNALRDLVEQRHRSPADARARVAALGLPAEQVRLVAVLADLPREQDGEATEFRLSEVLTATGVPALVGLLSPGRLGVLLALRPARPWREAVERVGRAVLDAAPGATVSVGAPAGDLADVARSFREAARVAEATEPGRPLPSGRCFHERSDIGLRRLLYALRDDPRVQDYAERRLGPLLDHDARHGTDLVATLRGYLDAAGNKTVAARSAGLSRETVYQRLRAIERLLGGDLESGEQRTELHAALHAVDALRAPPVTSPRPGTDEFSPGPRS; translated from the coding sequence GTGAGCGAGAACCGGCAGGCCGGCCCGGCGGACCGGCCGCCCACCGTGGCCGACGTGCTGGCCCTGCCGGTCCTGGCCGCCGGCGATCCGCGGGTGGTGGCCGGCGAGGAGCACCTGGACCGTCCGGTCCGCTGGGTCCACATCACCGAACTGACGGACCCCGCCTCTTTCCTCAAGGGCGGCGAACTCGTCCTCACCACTGGCATGCCCCTGCCCGACGACGCCGCGGGGGTCCGCCGCTACGTCGACGAACTCGCCGCCGTCGGTGCCGCCGCCCTGGTCATGGAGCTGGTACGCCGCTATCACCGGCCGCCCGACGCCCTGGTCCGGGCCTGTCGTGCGCGCGGACTGCCCCTCGTCACGCTCGCCAGGGACGTCAACTTCCTGGAGGTCACCCAGGTCGTCCACACCCTGATCCTCGGCCGGCAGGCGGACGCGATGCGCCGGACCCAGCGCGTCCACGAGGCGTTCACCGCCCTCACCCTGCGCGGTGCGGGCCCCGAGGAGGTGCTGCGCGCCGCGGCAGAGATGAGCGGCCGCACGGTCGTGGTGGAGAATCTGGTGCACCGGGCGCTGGCCTGCGAGCCCTCCGGGACCACCGCCCACGCGGCGCTCGCGGACTGGGAGCGGCGCTCACGCACCACGCCCGCCACCGACCGCGCGGGGGTCTCCGGTCCCGAGGGCTGGCTCGCGGCCCCCGTGGAGTACCGCGGCGAGCGGTGGGGGCGGGCCGTCATGCTCCCTGGCGCGCTCCCCGGCCGGGCCTTCGGGCCCGATGACGTCACGGTGCTGGAGCGGACCGCGATGGCGCTCACCATCGCCCGGCTCACCCGTCCCACGTCCTGGGAGCGCACCGCCCACCGCAACGCGCTGCGCGACCTGGTCGAACAGCGTCACCGCTCCCCCGCGGACGCACGGGCCCGCGTCGCGGCCCTGGGGCTGCCCGCGGAACAGGTCCGCCTCGTCGCGGTCCTCGCGGACCTGCCGCGCGAGCAGGACGGGGAGGCCACCGAGTTCCGGCTCTCCGAGGTGCTGACCGCCACGGGGGTACCGGCCCTCGTGGGGCTCCTGTCCCCGGGCCGTCTCGGCGTGCTGCTGGCGCTGCGCCCGGCCCGGCCGTGGCGCGAGGCCGTCGAGCGGGTGGGCCGCGCCGTGCTGGACGCGGCCCCGGGCGCAACGGTGAGCGTGGGTGCGCCGGCCGGAGACCTCGCCGACGTGGCCCGCTCGTTCCGCGAGGCCGCCCGGGTGGCCGAGGCCACCGAGCCCGGCCGGCCCCTCCCGTCCGGCCGTTGCTTCCACGAGCGGTCGGACATCGGCCTGCGCCGCCTGCTGTACGCCCTGCGCGACGACCCGCGCGTGCAGGACTACGCGGAACGGCGGCTGGGCCCGCTGCTGGACCACGACGCCCGGCACGGCACCGACCTGGTGGCGACGTTGCGGGGCTATCTGGACGCCGCGGGCAACAAGACGGTCGCCGCCCGCTCGGCGGGTCTGTCCCGGGAGACCGTCTACCAGCGGCTGCGCGCCATCGAGCGGTTGCTCGGCGGCGACCTCGAGTCCGGCGAGCAGCGCACCGAACTCCACGCCGCCCTGCACGCCGTCGACGCACTGCGGGCACCCCCGGTCACCTCGCCCCGACCGGGGACCGATGAGTTTTCCCCCGGCCCGCGGTCGTAG
- a CDS encoding aminotransferase class III-fold pyridoxal phosphate-dependent enzyme: MTALSPHLRQATPVVAVRGEGIHVDGEDGRRYLDFTAGIGVTSTGHCHPRVVAAAQEQVATLVHGQYTTVMHPPLRRLVDKLGEVLPPALDSLFFTNSGSEAVEAALRLARQATGRPNVLVCHGGFHGRTVAAASMTTSGTRFRSGFSPLMSGVVVTPFPTAYRYGWDEATATRFALKELDYTLQTISSPADTAAVIVEPVLGEGGYVPASRAFVQGLRERADRHGFLLILDEVQTGVGRTGRFWGHEHFGVTPDILVTAKGLASGFPLSGIAAPEELMRKAWAGSQGGTYGANAVACAAACATLDVVRDEKLVENAETMGARLRHGLEAVASRNPAIGDVRGMGLMLASEFVTEDGEPDPGTAARVQRAAVDEGLLLLLCGAWNQVVRMIPALVIDETAVDEGLRAWAAAVEAGTSGAA, from the coding sequence ATGACCGCACTGTCGCCGCACCTTCGCCAGGCCACCCCCGTGGTGGCGGTCCGGGGCGAGGGCATCCACGTCGACGGCGAGGACGGCCGCCGCTATCTGGACTTCACCGCCGGCATCGGCGTCACCAGCACCGGCCACTGCCACCCCCGGGTCGTGGCCGCCGCCCAGGAGCAGGTCGCCACCCTGGTCCACGGCCAGTACACGACCGTCATGCACCCGCCGCTGCGCCGCCTGGTCGACAAGCTCGGCGAGGTGCTGCCGCCGGCACTGGACAGTCTGTTCTTCACCAACTCCGGCAGCGAGGCGGTCGAGGCCGCGCTGCGCCTGGCCCGCCAGGCCACCGGACGGCCCAACGTGCTGGTCTGCCACGGCGGCTTCCACGGCCGCACCGTGGCCGCCGCCTCCATGACCACCTCCGGCACCCGCTTCCGGTCCGGGTTCTCGCCGCTGATGAGCGGCGTGGTCGTCACCCCCTTCCCGACGGCCTACCGCTACGGCTGGGACGAGGCGACCGCCACCCGCTTCGCCCTGAAGGAACTCGACTACACCCTCCAGACGATCTCCTCGCCCGCCGACACCGCCGCCGTGATCGTCGAGCCGGTGCTCGGCGAGGGCGGGTACGTCCCCGCGAGCCGCGCCTTCGTCCAGGGCCTGCGGGAGCGGGCCGACCGGCACGGCTTCCTGCTGATCCTCGACGAGGTGCAGACCGGCGTGGGACGCACCGGCCGGTTCTGGGGTCACGAGCACTTCGGCGTCACCCCCGACATCCTCGTCACCGCCAAGGGACTGGCCAGCGGCTTCCCGCTGTCCGGCATCGCCGCCCCCGAGGAGCTGATGCGCAAGGCCTGGGCGGGCTCGCAGGGCGGCACGTACGGCGCCAACGCGGTCGCCTGCGCGGCGGCCTGCGCCACGCTGGACGTCGTACGCGACGAGAAGCTCGTCGAGAACGCCGAGACGATGGGTGCCCGGCTCCGCCACGGCCTGGAGGCGGTGGCGTCCCGGAACCCGGCCATCGGCGACGTACGGGGCATGGGGCTGATGCTGGCCAGCGAGTTCGTCACCGAGGACGGCGAGCCGGACCCCGGGACCGCTGCCCGGGTGCAGCGGGCCGCCGTCGACGAAGGCCTGCTCCTGCTGCTCTGCGGGGCCTGGAACCAGGTGGTCCGGATGATCCCGGCCCTGGTGATCGACGAGACGGCCGTGGACGAGGGCCTGCGGGCCTGGGCCGCCGCCGTCGAGGCCGGGACGTCGGGGGCGGCGTGA
- a CDS encoding dihydrofolate reductase family protein produces the protein MRTLISTAFVSLDGVVEAPGGEPGYRNSGWTFKLVDFLPEAYEIKGREQSEAAALLLGRVSYEAFSPVWPDMAEFPEYRTMPKYVVSTTLTEDDLVTNWGETTILRSLDEVAALKEGEGGPIIVHGSATLNRSLSDAGLIDRYHLLVFPLLLGAGKRLFSDTDKDAQRLKLVEHEVYANGLQKNVFDVVR, from the coding sequence ATGCGTACTCTGATCAGCACCGCCTTCGTCTCGCTCGACGGTGTCGTGGAGGCCCCGGGCGGCGAGCCCGGCTACCGGAACTCCGGGTGGACCTTCAAGCTCGTGGACTTCCTCCCGGAGGCCTACGAGATCAAGGGCCGGGAGCAGAGCGAAGCCGCGGCGCTGCTCCTCGGCCGGGTCAGCTACGAGGCGTTCAGCCCGGTGTGGCCGGACATGGCGGAGTTCCCCGAGTACCGGACGATGCCGAAGTACGTCGTCTCCACCACTCTCACCGAGGACGACCTGGTCACGAACTGGGGCGAGACGACGATCCTGCGCTCGCTCGACGAGGTCGCCGCGCTGAAGGAGGGCGAGGGCGGCCCGATCATCGTCCACGGCAGCGCCACCCTGAACCGGAGCCTGTCGGACGCCGGGCTGATCGACCGCTACCACCTGCTGGTGTTCCCGCTCCTCCTCGGCGCGGGCAAGCGGCTGTTCAGCGACACGGACAAGGACGCGCAGCGGCTGAAGCTCGTCGAGCACGAGGTCTACGCCAACGGCCTGCAGAAGAACGTCTTCGACGTCGTCCGCTGA
- a CDS encoding extracellular solute-binding protein: MKTRARLPRLVATGATLALALSLSACGDGNGGASSDDGKIHVLVYGDASNKIEQQIVDTFNKTSDVKAVLDTIPGADYQTKLQTIINTPQAPDIFYNWGGGSIKPFVKADLLLPLDDFIKKDPGLKDKFLPSVFNSAVVDGKPYGIPMRGTQPVLLFHNKKVLEDAGVQPPKTWDELLAAVGKLKDAGVTPIALGGGDVWPTQMWFQYLYDRIAGPELFAKAIGGDKSAWESADSKKALDMISELVDSGAFGKNYDSVKYTNGGSVQLVASGKAGFELMGSWYYSQQLTDHKEFAEKDLGYTAFPTVEGGKGDPGNVAGNPNNYYSVMKKTKHPEAAAEFLKLMYSDEFVKAHLDIGNLPTTTNTDKFIDSSATPEYTRFQYDLVSDAPNFQLSWDQAYPQKASSDMHKAIQQFFNGQLDTDGFIKAMQALPTE; this comes from the coding sequence ATGAAGACACGTGCGCGCTTGCCCAGACTGGTCGCCACCGGTGCGACGCTCGCCCTGGCGCTGAGCCTGTCGGCCTGCGGTGACGGGAACGGCGGGGCGTCGTCGGACGACGGCAAGATCCATGTCCTGGTCTACGGGGACGCCAGCAACAAGATCGAACAGCAGATCGTCGACACCTTCAACAAGACCTCCGACGTCAAGGCGGTCCTCGACACCATCCCCGGTGCCGACTACCAGACGAAGCTCCAGACGATCATCAACACCCCCCAGGCCCCGGACATCTTCTACAACTGGGGCGGCGGCAGCATCAAGCCGTTCGTCAAGGCGGACCTGCTGCTGCCGCTCGACGACTTCATCAAGAAGGACCCGGGCCTCAAGGACAAGTTCCTCCCGTCCGTCTTCAACAGCGCCGTCGTCGACGGCAAGCCGTACGGCATACCGATGCGCGGCACCCAGCCGGTCCTGCTCTTCCACAACAAGAAGGTCCTCGAAGACGCGGGCGTCCAGCCGCCGAAGACCTGGGACGAGCTGCTCGCCGCGGTGGGCAAGCTCAAGGACGCGGGTGTCACGCCGATCGCGCTCGGCGGCGGCGACGTGTGGCCCACCCAGATGTGGTTCCAGTACCTCTACGACCGCATCGCCGGTCCGGAGCTGTTCGCGAAGGCCATCGGCGGCGACAAGAGCGCCTGGGAGAGCGCGGACAGCAAGAAGGCCCTGGACATGATCAGCGAGCTGGTCGACTCCGGCGCCTTCGGCAAGAACTACGACTCCGTCAAGTACACCAACGGCGGCTCGGTCCAGCTGGTGGCCTCCGGCAAGGCCGGCTTCGAGCTGATGGGCTCCTGGTACTACTCCCAGCAGCTCACGGACCACAAGGAGTTCGCCGAGAAGGACCTCGGCTACACCGCCTTCCCGACCGTCGAGGGCGGCAAGGGCGACCCGGGCAACGTCGCCGGCAACCCCAACAACTACTACTCGGTGATGAAGAAGACCAAGCACCCCGAGGCCGCCGCCGAGTTCCTGAAGCTCATGTACTCCGACGAGTTCGTCAAGGCCCACCTGGACATCGGCAACCTGCCGACCACGACCAACACCGACAAGTTCATCGACAGCTCGGCCACCCCCGAGTACACGCGCTTCCAGTACGACCTCGTCTCCGACGCCCCGAACTTCCAGCTGTCCTGGGACCAGGCGTACCCGCAGAAGGCGAGCTCGGACATGCACAAGGCCATCCAGCAGTTCTTCAACGGACAGCTCGACACGGACGGCTTCATCAAGGCCATGCAGGCCCTCCCGACCGAGTGA
- a CDS encoding carbohydrate ABC transporter permease, whose product MRRRPNYVAGVGSLVWLVLVGLPLYVMLAATLRTRQDYAENGPVSLPDSFTLDNFTGAFDSGFGQYFFNTLVVTACVIGIVLLLVPPLAYAIVRSRGRATSAIFRLFLLGLAIPAQAVIVPMFYLISEAGLYDNLLGVILPTAAFCLPMSALILSGAMRDISPELYEAMAMDGASPRRMFFQLVMPLSRGGLSTIVVFSALQAWNGFLFPLVLTQSDSTKVVTLGLYNFQTAHGIDIPGLLGAVVLSMVPILLVYLFARRALVQGLMGVGGK is encoded by the coding sequence ATGAGGCGCCGACCCAACTACGTGGCCGGCGTCGGCTCGCTCGTCTGGCTCGTCCTGGTCGGCCTGCCGCTGTACGTGATGCTCGCCGCGACCCTGCGCACCCGCCAGGACTACGCCGAGAACGGCCCGGTCTCCCTTCCGGACAGCTTCACCCTGGACAACTTCACCGGCGCCTTCGACTCCGGCTTCGGCCAGTACTTCTTCAACACGCTCGTCGTCACCGCCTGCGTGATCGGCATCGTGCTGCTGCTGGTGCCGCCGCTCGCCTACGCGATCGTCCGCAGCCGCGGCAGGGCCACGTCGGCGATCTTCCGGCTGTTCCTGCTCGGCCTCGCCATCCCGGCCCAGGCCGTGATCGTGCCGATGTTCTACCTGATCAGCGAGGCCGGGCTGTACGACAACCTGCTGGGCGTCATCCTGCCCACGGCCGCGTTCTGCCTGCCGATGTCCGCGCTCATCCTCAGCGGCGCGATGCGTGACATCTCCCCGGAGCTGTACGAGGCCATGGCGATGGACGGCGCGAGCCCCCGGCGCATGTTCTTCCAGCTCGTCATGCCGCTGTCCCGCGGGGGACTGTCCACCATCGTGGTCTTCTCCGCGCTCCAGGCCTGGAACGGCTTCCTGTTCCCGCTGGTCCTGACCCAGTCCGACTCCACCAAGGTGGTCACCCTGGGTCTGTACAACTTCCAGACCGCGCACGGCATCGACATCCCCGGTCTGCTGGGAGCCGTGGTGCTGTCCATGGTGCCCATCCTGCTCGTCTACCTGTTCGCCCGTCGCGCCCTGGTCCAGGGACTGATGGGTGTCGGAGGAAAGTGA
- a CDS encoding sugar ABC transporter permease yields MTTHLTSARPAAGPRKESRRRPPASSATTVGRPSFAWAVPAALFFALFAIVPLIMVAVLSFMSWDGISSPEFVGMDNWSRLIDDPVMLKSIWLTLLLTVLGVVLQTPLSILLGVWAAGHQRNRAVLSVIYFIPLLLSATAVSVLWRALLDPNFGIPAEVTWLFGDGNLFGEQSTAIGVLAFVSTWQFTPFHTLIYQGAARAVPQVLYQAAEIDGAGRYRQFFHITLPQLRTSMITSMILMIVGGLTTFETVLILTQGGPGTDTTISAYYMYDKAFKSFDYGIGSAIALALVVAATIISLIVVRVSGYDKMRSSMEGVS; encoded by the coding sequence ATGACCACACACCTCACGAGCGCTCGGCCCGCCGCCGGACCCCGCAAGGAGTCCCGGCGGCGGCCGCCCGCCTCGTCCGCGACGACGGTGGGCCGCCCCAGCTTCGCCTGGGCGGTTCCCGCCGCACTGTTCTTCGCCCTCTTCGCGATCGTCCCGCTGATCATGGTGGCGGTGCTGTCCTTCATGAGCTGGGACGGGATCAGCTCGCCCGAGTTCGTCGGCATGGACAACTGGTCGCGCCTCATCGACGACCCGGTGATGCTCAAGAGCATCTGGCTGACCCTGCTGCTCACCGTGCTCGGCGTGGTCCTGCAGACCCCGCTGAGTATCCTGCTCGGCGTCTGGGCCGCCGGTCACCAGCGCAACCGGGCCGTCCTGTCGGTCATCTACTTCATCCCCCTGCTGCTCTCCGCGACGGCCGTGTCCGTGCTGTGGCGGGCGCTGCTCGACCCGAACTTCGGCATCCCGGCCGAGGTGACCTGGCTCTTCGGCGACGGCAACCTCTTCGGCGAACAGAGCACCGCCATCGGGGTGCTGGCGTTCGTCAGCACCTGGCAGTTCACGCCGTTCCACACGCTGATCTACCAGGGCGCCGCCCGTGCGGTCCCGCAGGTGCTGTACCAGGCGGCGGAGATCGACGGGGCGGGCCGCTACCGGCAGTTCTTCCACATCACCCTGCCGCAGCTGCGCACCTCCATGATCACCTCGATGATCCTGATGATCGTCGGCGGCCTGACCACGTTCGAGACGGTCCTCATCCTGACCCAGGGCGGTCCCGGCACCGACACCACCATCAGCGCCTACTACATGTACGACAAGGCCTTCAAGAGCTTCGACTACGGCATCGGTTCCGCGATCGCCCTGGCGCTGGTCGTCGCGGCCACGATCATCTCGCTGATCGTCGTCCGGGTCTCCGGCTACGACAAGATGCGCAGCTCCATGGAGGGTGTGTCATGA
- a CDS encoding glycoside hydrolase family 3 N-terminal domain-containing protein produces MTADVAVETTPEIPLWNDPTHPVATRVDALVAAMTLEEKIAQLYGVWVGASDKGGEVAPHQHDMEEAVDLDALVPAGLGQLTRPFGTVPVDPALGALSLMRTQSRITSANRFGIPAVAHEECLAGFAAWGATAYPVPLSWGATFDPDTVRRMAAAIGRDMRSVGIHQGLAPVLDVVRDARWGRVEETIGEDPYLVGTIGTAYVQGLESAGIVATLKHFVGYSASRAGRNLAPASVGSRERADVLLPPFEMAVREGGTRSVMHAYTDIDGVPAAADETLLTGLLRDTWGFEGTVVADYFGIAFLKTLHGIAADWADAAGAALGAGVDVELPTVKTFGAPLVEAVTEGRVPESLIDRALRRVLGQKALLGLLDPDWSPVPPALDGVDLSDPEALRGRIDLDRPENRELAREIAEKAVVLLTNDGTLPLTRPRRIALVGPNATEATAVLGCYSFPRHVGVQHPEVPVGIDLPTLRDTLTAEFPDADITVARGTGVDDGALAGIAEAVDAARDADVVVAVLGDRAGLFGRGTSGEGCDTESLTLPGAQQQLLDALLDSGRPVVTVLLAGRPYALGRAAAESAAIVQSFFPGEEGTAAIAGVLSGRTSPSGRLPVSVPSGAGAQPATYLGARLAQASEVSNIDPSPSFGFGHGLTYTTFAWSDLEAHIKEAPTDGEFSLELTVRNTGARHGTEVVQLYLHDPVASVVQPVQRLVGYTRVPLAPGEARRVRVEVPADLASFTGRDGRRIVEPGELELRFAASSTEPRLTATVTLTGPERRVDHTRRLHAVFAQETVEGAAEGT; encoded by the coding sequence GTGACTGCCGACGTGGCCGTAGAGACCACCCCCGAAATCCCCCTCTGGAACGACCCCACCCACCCCGTCGCCACCAGAGTCGACGCGCTCGTCGCCGCGATGACCCTCGAGGAGAAGATCGCCCAGCTGTACGGAGTGTGGGTGGGCGCCTCCGACAAGGGCGGCGAAGTCGCCCCCCACCAGCACGACATGGAGGAGGCCGTCGACCTCGACGCGCTCGTGCCCGCCGGGCTGGGTCAGCTGACCCGCCCCTTCGGCACGGTCCCCGTCGACCCCGCGCTCGGCGCGCTCTCCCTCATGCGCACGCAGAGCCGCATCACCTCGGCGAACCGCTTCGGCATCCCCGCCGTCGCGCACGAGGAGTGCCTGGCCGGCTTCGCCGCCTGGGGCGCCACGGCCTACCCCGTCCCGCTGTCCTGGGGCGCCACCTTCGACCCCGACACGGTGCGCCGGATGGCCGCCGCCATCGGCCGCGACATGCGGTCCGTCGGCATCCACCAGGGCCTCGCGCCCGTCCTCGACGTGGTCCGCGACGCCCGCTGGGGCCGGGTCGAGGAGACCATCGGCGAGGACCCCTACCTCGTCGGCACCATCGGCACCGCCTACGTACAGGGCCTGGAGTCCGCCGGGATCGTCGCCACCCTCAAGCACTTCGTCGGCTACTCCGCCTCCCGCGCCGGCCGCAACCTCGCCCCCGCGTCCGTGGGCAGCAGGGAGCGGGCCGACGTCCTGCTGCCGCCGTTCGAGATGGCGGTCCGCGAGGGCGGCACCCGCTCCGTCATGCACGCCTACACCGACATCGACGGCGTCCCCGCCGCGGCCGACGAGACCCTGCTGACCGGGCTGCTGCGCGACACCTGGGGCTTCGAGGGAACGGTCGTCGCCGACTACTTCGGCATCGCCTTCCTCAAGACCCTGCACGGCATCGCGGCCGACTGGGCCGACGCCGCGGGCGCCGCGCTGGGCGCGGGCGTCGACGTGGAACTGCCCACCGTCAAGACGTTCGGCGCACCGCTCGTCGAGGCGGTCACCGAGGGCCGGGTCCCCGAGTCGCTCATCGACCGGGCGCTGCGCCGCGTACTCGGCCAGAAGGCGCTGCTCGGACTGCTCGACCCGGACTGGAGCCCGGTCCCGCCCGCGCTCGACGGGGTGGACCTCTCGGACCCGGAGGCGCTGCGCGGCCGGATCGACCTGGACCGGCCCGAGAACCGGGAACTGGCCCGCGAGATCGCCGAGAAGGCGGTCGTCCTGCTCACCAACGACGGCACCCTGCCGCTCACCCGGCCCCGCCGCATCGCCCTGGTCGGCCCCAACGCCACCGAGGCGACCGCCGTACTCGGCTGCTACTCCTTCCCGCGGCACGTCGGTGTGCAGCACCCGGAAGTCCCGGTCGGCATCGACCTGCCCACCCTGCGCGACACCCTCACCGCCGAGTTCCCCGACGCCGACATCACCGTCGCCCGCGGCACCGGCGTCGACGACGGCGCGCTCGCCGGCATCGCCGAGGCGGTGGACGCGGCCCGGGACGCGGACGTCGTCGTCGCCGTACTCGGCGACCGAGCGGGTCTGTTCGGCCGCGGTACCAGCGGTGAGGGCTGCGACACCGAGTCCCTCACCCTGCCCGGCGCACAGCAGCAGCTCCTGGACGCGCTGCTCGACTCCGGCAGGCCGGTCGTCACCGTCCTGCTCGCCGGACGGCCCTACGCGCTGGGCCGTGCCGCGGCCGAGTCCGCCGCGATCGTGCAGTCGTTCTTCCCCGGGGAGGAGGGCACCGCCGCGATCGCCGGCGTGCTCAGCGGGCGCACCAGCCCGTCCGGGAGACTGCCCGTCAGTGTGCCCAGCGGCGCGGGCGCCCAGCCGGCCACCTACCTGGGGGCGCGGCTCGCCCAGGCCAGCGAGGTGTCCAACATCGACCCGTCACCGTCCTTCGGTTTCGGCCACGGGCTCACGTACACCACGTTCGCCTGGAGCGACCTCGAAGCGCACATCAAGGAGGCGCCGACCGACGGTGAGTTCTCGCTGGAACTGACCGTCCGCAACACCGGCGCACGGCACGGCACCGAGGTGGTGCAGCTCTACCTGCACGACCCCGTCGCCTCCGTCGTCCAGCCGGTGCAGCGCCTCGTCGGCTACACGCGGGTGCCGCTGGCCCCCGGCGAGGCCCGCAGGGTGCGCGTCGAGGTCCCGGCCGACCTTGCCTCCTTCACCGGCCGCGACGGTCGCCGGATCGTCGAACCGGGCGAGCTGGAGCTGCGGTTCGCCGCGTCCAGCACCGAGCCGCGGCTGACGGCGACGGTCACGCTCACCGGACCGGAACGGCGGGTCGACCACACCCGGCGACTGCACGCCGTCTTCGCGCAGGAGACCGTGGAAGGCGCCGCCGAGGGCACCTGA